In Pollutimonas sp. M17, a single genomic region encodes these proteins:
- the dnaE gene encoding DNA polymerase III subunit alpha, with product MTEAISPTPFVHLRVHSEFSVVDGLARIPDLVKKAAEYGQPAMALTDLSNLFGFIKFYKSARGAGIKPIAGCDVWLENEQDREKPSRLLLLARNQQGYLALCEILTRAWLDNQYKARAEVRREWLSGREGLIVISGGRAGDVGQMLEAGRMDEAELVAASWARAFPDSYYIELQRSGHDGDEAYVQAAMRLAGKLGLPVVATHPVQFLQSSDFRAHEARVCIAEGEQLGNARRVRRYTQEQYLLSSLEMAERFADVPSALTNSVEIAKRCNLTLELGKPRLPDFPTPDGITLDDYLVQLAQEGLEKRMVQLFPDEAERQANYPQYQERLRWECKTIIGMGFPGYFLIVADFINWGKNNGVPVGPGRGSGAGSLVAYSLGITDLDPIRYDLLFERFLNPERVSMPDFDIDFCQDNRERVIDYVKQKYGKAAVSQIATFGTLGAKAVVRDVGRVLEMPYSLCDGLSKLIPFSPADPWTLGRALEEEPSFKERYEQEEEVRALIDLARPLEGLTRNIGMHAGGVLIAPGKLTDFCPLYCQPGTDSNAVSQFDKDDVEAAGLVKFDFLGLRNLTILDWAVRYVRQFNEDKRDFDVMALPLNDPQAYKLLSEGNTTAVFQLESRGMKELLKNLRPNTFEDVIAMLALYRPGPLESGMVVDFVNRKHGRAEVDYFHKDLEPVLTSTYGVIVYQEQVMLISQIIGGYTLGGADLLRRAMGKKKAEEMAKHRAIFEKGAVEKGYDAKLAVKLFDLMEKFAGYGFNKSHSAAYALIAYQTAWLKHYHPAEFLAATLSSDMDDTDKVQIFWKDALANGVEVLPPDVNASAYRFEPVPDAHSAKGQPPRTMRYGLGAVKGTGQGAVEEIIRIRDEGGPFASLFDFCRRVDRHTVNRRCIEALIRAGAFDTIEENRAALLATVGNAIEAAEQVERSANQVSLFADDANDIVEGELAKVAPWDLQTRLTQEKAALGFYFSGHLFDAWRDEVRRFAPKPLARLEPSRSPQWFAGVLSSVRPKMTRRGKMLYAVLDDGSAQVEVAIFNELYEQHRNRLKEDRLVIIQGKVSNDDYSGGLRVSAESVFDLQLAREARARSLRITLNGNADAARLRQMLNPFRAEPENGVPGVPVEVRLHREDYQCMIRLGEDWRVRMADAMLDQLGDWAQPDGVEITYS from the coding sequence ATGACCGAAGCGATTTCTCCTACCCCATTTGTGCATTTGCGCGTCCATTCCGAATTTTCGGTGGTGGACGGCCTGGCCCGCATTCCCGACCTGGTGAAGAAGGCGGCCGAATACGGCCAGCCCGCCATGGCGCTGACCGATCTTTCCAACCTGTTCGGCTTCATCAAGTTCTACAAGTCGGCGCGCGGCGCCGGCATCAAGCCCATCGCGGGTTGCGACGTCTGGCTCGAGAACGAGCAGGACCGCGAAAAGCCGTCCCGCCTGCTCCTGCTGGCCCGCAATCAGCAGGGCTACCTGGCCCTGTGCGAGATACTGACCCGCGCCTGGCTCGACAACCAGTACAAGGCCCGGGCGGAAGTGCGCCGCGAATGGCTGTCGGGCCGGGAAGGCCTGATCGTGATTTCGGGCGGCCGGGCGGGCGACGTGGGCCAGATGCTGGAAGCCGGCCGCATGGATGAGGCCGAACTGGTCGCGGCAAGCTGGGCCAGGGCTTTTCCGGACAGCTACTATATCGAACTGCAGCGCAGCGGACATGACGGCGACGAGGCCTATGTGCAGGCCGCCATGCGGCTTGCCGGCAAGCTGGGCCTGCCCGTCGTGGCCACCCATCCCGTGCAGTTCCTGCAATCCAGCGATTTTCGCGCCCACGAGGCGCGGGTCTGCATCGCCGAAGGTGAACAACTGGGCAATGCGCGGCGGGTGCGCCGTTACACCCAGGAGCAATATTTGCTCAGTTCTCTTGAAATGGCGGAGCGCTTTGCGGATGTGCCCTCGGCGCTGACCAATTCGGTGGAAATCGCCAAGCGCTGCAACCTTACGCTGGAACTGGGCAAGCCGCGCCTGCCCGACTTTCCCACGCCCGACGGCATCACACTGGACGATTACCTGGTCCAACTGGCCCAGGAAGGCCTGGAAAAGCGCATGGTCCAGCTCTTTCCCGACGAGGCCGAGCGCCAGGCGAACTATCCCCAATACCAGGAGCGGTTGCGCTGGGAATGCAAGACCATCATCGGCATGGGCTTTCCGGGCTACTTCCTGATCGTGGCCGACTTCATCAACTGGGGCAAGAACAACGGGGTGCCCGTGGGGCCGGGGCGCGGATCGGGCGCAGGGTCCCTGGTGGCTTATTCCCTGGGCATCACCGACCTGGACCCCATACGCTACGACTTGCTGTTCGAGCGCTTCCTGAATCCCGAGCGGGTTTCCATGCCCGACTTCGATATCGACTTCTGCCAGGACAACCGCGAACGCGTCATCGACTACGTCAAGCAGAAGTACGGGAAGGCGGCCGTCAGCCAGATCGCCACCTTCGGCACCCTGGGCGCCAAGGCGGTGGTGCGCGACGTGGGGCGGGTCCTTGAAATGCCGTATTCCCTGTGCGATGGCCTGTCCAAGCTGATCCCGTTCAGCCCGGCCGACCCCTGGACCCTGGGACGGGCATTGGAAGAAGAACCTAGCTTCAAGGAACGCTACGAGCAAGAGGAAGAAGTACGCGCGCTGATCGACCTGGCGCGGCCGCTGGAAGGGTTGACGCGCAATATCGGCATGCATGCCGGGGGCGTGCTGATCGCTCCGGGCAAGCTGACCGATTTCTGCCCCCTGTATTGCCAGCCGGGCACCGACAGCAATGCGGTGTCGCAATTCGACAAGGACGACGTCGAGGCGGCCGGCCTGGTCAAGTTCGACTTCCTGGGCCTGCGCAATCTGACCATTCTGGACTGGGCGGTGCGCTACGTGCGGCAGTTCAACGAAGACAAGCGCGACTTCGACGTCATGGCGCTGCCGCTGAACGACCCGCAAGCCTACAAGCTGCTCAGCGAAGGCAACACCACGGCGGTGTTCCAGCTTGAATCACGGGGCATGAAGGAACTGCTCAAGAACCTGCGCCCCAACACCTTCGAAGACGTCATCGCCATGCTGGCCCTGTATCGTCCGGGGCCGCTGGAGTCGGGCATGGTGGTGGACTTCGTCAACCGCAAGCACGGCCGCGCCGAAGTCGATTATTTCCATAAAGACCTGGAGCCCGTGCTGACCAGCACCTATGGCGTGATCGTGTATCAAGAGCAGGTGATGCTGATTTCGCAGATCATCGGCGGGTACACGCTGGGCGGCGCCGACTTGCTGCGCCGTGCCATGGGCAAGAAGAAGGCCGAGGAAATGGCCAAGCACCGGGCCATCTTTGAAAAGGGCGCGGTCGAGAAGGGCTACGATGCCAAGCTGGCCGTCAAGCTCTTCGACCTGATGGAGAAGTTCGCGGGCTACGGCTTCAATAAAAGCCACTCCGCCGCCTACGCCCTCATCGCCTACCAGACCGCCTGGCTGAAGCATTACCATCCGGCCGAGTTCCTGGCCGCCACCTTGTCGTCCGACATGGACGATACCGACAAGGTGCAGATATTCTGGAAGGACGCGCTGGCCAACGGCGTCGAGGTCTTGCCGCCCGACGTCAACGCGTCGGCCTACCGCTTCGAGCCGGTACCCGATGCCCATTCCGCCAAGGGCCAGCCGCCGCGGACCATGCGCTACGGCCTGGGTGCGGTAAAGGGCACGGGGCAGGGCGCCGTCGAGGAAATCATCCGCATCCGGGACGAAGGCGGTCCGTTTGCCAGCCTGTTCGATTTTTGCCGTCGTGTGGACCGGCATACGGTCAATCGCCGCTGCATCGAGGCGCTGATACGCGCCGGGGCCTTCGATACGATAGAGGAAAACCGGGCGGCCCTGCTGGCCACGGTGGGCAACGCCATCGAGGCGGCCGAACAGGTCGAGCGCAGCGCCAACCAGGTATCGCTTTTCGCCGACGATGCCAACGACATCGTCGAGGGCGAACTGGCCAAGGTGGCGCCCTGGGACCTGCAAACCCGTCTGACCCAGGAGAAGGCCGCGCTGGGCTTCTATTTCAGCGGCCATCTGTTCGACGCCTGGCGCGACGAGGTGCGCCGCTTCGCGCCCAAGCCGCTGGCCCGCCTTGAGCCGTCGCGCAGCCCGCAATGGTTTGCCGGCGTATTGTCTTCCGTGCGCCCGAAAATGACCCGCCGCGGCAAGATGCTTTATGCCGTGCTGGACGACGGCTCGGCGCAGGTCGAGGTGGCGATCTTCAACGAACTGTACGAGCAGCATCGCAATCGCCTGAAGGAGGACCGCCTGGTCATCATCCAAGGCAAGGTCAGCAACGATGACTATTCCGGCGGCTTGCGGGTCTCGGCCGAATCGGTGTTCGACTTGCAGCTGGCCCGCGAAGCGCGAGCCCGCAGCCTGCGCATCACGCTCAACGGCAATGCCGATGCCGCCCGCCTGCGGCAGATGCTCAATCCTTTCCGCGCCGAACCTGAAAACGGCGTCCCGGGCGTGCCGGTCGAGGTTCGCCTGCACCGCGAAGATTATCAGTGCATGATCCGCCTGGGCGAAGACTGGCGTGTCCGCATGGCCGATGCCATGCTCGATCAATTGGGCGACTGGGCCCAGCCGGACGGCGTGGAGATCACGTATTCATGA